The sequence GCCTTGAACTTGTGGGGCAAGAAAGGCGCAGAGGTGAAACGGCGGACCGGTTTGCCCGGACGGGCCTTGAGAACAAGTCTCTTTCGATCAGGCCTGGCCGAACGGGTTGCGTTGCTGCCACCACTCCAGGACCTTGGCGACACACTGGTCGACCGAGAGCTCGGAGTTGTCGAGCACCATCGCATCTTCGGCTGGCTTGAGAGGTGAGGCGGTGCGGGATTTGTCCCGTGCGTCCCGTGCCTCGAGGTCGGCGCGAAGGGTGGCAATACTAGTCGAAATTCCCTTGGAAATCAATTGCTTATGGCGTCTTTCAGCCCGCACCGCGGCGCTGGCGACGACGAAGACCTTGAGCTGGGCGCCGGGGAAGATGACGGTGCCCATGTCGCGCCCGTCGGCCACCAGGCCGGGCAGCCGGCGGTGGGAGAGTTGCAGCTGCAGCAGGGCGGCGCGCACGGCCGGCCAGACCGAGACCTTGGAGGCCATGGCGCCCACGTCCTCGCGGCGCAGCTCGTCGCTGACCTCGGTGCCGCCGAGCCAGATCTGCTGGTGGGCGAACTTGAGCTTCAGGCCGGCAGCCACGGCGGCGAGCCCGGCTTCGTCGGTTTCGGACACGCCGGCCTGCATCGCCGCCAGGGCGGTGGCACGGTAGAGCGCCCCGGAGTCGAGGAAGTGGTAGCCCAGGGCCTGGGCGACGGCGCTGGCCAGCGTGCCCTTGCCGGAGGCAGTCGGGCCGTCGACGGTGATCACTGGGATCGACGACGTGTCGGTGCGGGCGACGGCGAAAAGCGTCTCGAAGTAGTCAGGGAAGGTCTTGCCGACGCAGCGCGGGTCGAGGATGCGCACCGGCTGGCGGGCGGGGTTGTAGGCGGCCAGCGAGAAGCACATGGCGACACGGTGGTCGTCGTAGGTGTGGATCGACGCGGGCGTGAACGTCGTCGGGGGTGTGACCTCGATGAAATCGGCGCCCTCGGTGACGGTCGCGCCCAGCTTGCGCAGCTCGGTGGCCATCGCGGCGATGCGGTCGGTCTCCTTCACGCGCCAGCTGGCGATGTTGTCCAGGCGCGTGCTGCCGTCGGCGTAGAGCGCCATCACTGCAAGCGTCATCGCCGCATCGGGGATGTGGTTGCAGTCGAGCGTGATCGCC comes from Piscinibacter sp. HJYY11 and encodes:
- a CDS encoding bifunctional 3-phosphoshikimate 1-carboxyvinyltransferase/cytidylate kinase — its product is MYTTPFLDIPPLQSAHGTVRLPGSKSISNRVLLLAGLSRGTTTVYDLLDSDDTQVMLTALRQLGCDVQTDGTTVRITGLGGALSVKQAQLFLGNAGTAMRPLTAALSVLSAQGGGEFDLKGVPRMHERPIGDLIDALRQLGCTIDYLGQDGYPPLRLKGGALRTTDPIRVRGDVSSQFLTALLLALPLVSQANPITIEVVGELISKPYVEITLNLLQRFGIEVQRDGWQRFTIPQGSEYRSPGSIHVEADASSASYFIALGAIAGFESWPVRIEGVGSDSIQGDIRFIDAARLMGAEITSGPGWLEVRRGAWPLKAITLDCNHIPDAAMTLAVMALYADGSTRLDNIASWRVKETDRIAAMATELRKLGATVTEGADFIEVTPPTTFTPASIHTYDDHRVAMCFSLAAYNPARQPVRILDPRCVGKTFPDYFETLFAVARTDTSSIPVITVDGPTASGKGTLASAVAQALGYHFLDSGALYRATALAAMQAGVSETDEAGLAAVAAGLKLKFAHQQIWLGGTEVSDELRREDVGAMASKVSVWPAVRAALLQLQLSHRRLPGLVADGRDMGTVIFPGAQLKVFVVASAAVRAERRHKQLISKGISTSIATLRADLEARDARDKSRTASPLKPAEDAMVLDNSELSVDQCVAKVLEWWQQRNPFGQA